The DNA segment ATATTCCAAAAGAATATACAATGACTGCCTTCCAAGCTCAACAAACAATAGATGCTTTGAAGAGGTTAAAAAATAAACCATTCAGTTTAACATGTTCTTTCCATTATCCTCATGCTCCAATGATTGTTCCTGAACCTTTCTACAGCATGTACAAGCCAGAAGACATGACTCCTCCTGAAAGTATTAGTGACGATATGCTGAATTCACCATATATTAGAGCCAATGGTCGTAAGGCATTACCTGAATATTCAGATCCTGAAAAGATTAAATACATGATCTCAAATTACTATGGTCTAATTACTGAAGTGGATTATTGGATTGGTGAAATTATAGATACTGTAGATAAATTAGGTCTTACAGAAAATACTTTAATCGTATTCACAAGTGACCATGGTGAAATGTTGGGTGCACATGGCTTAAGAGAAAAGAATGTATTCTACGAAGAATCTGCTCATATTCCATTACTAATGAAATTACCTAACGTAATAGAAGAAAAATCTACAGTTGATGGTTATGTTTCACATATTGACATCTTCCCTACTATCTTGGATTATTTAGGTGTAAAAGCACCAGAAAGTGATGGTAAGAGTCTAAGAGACATGATTAACGGTGACGAACATGAGTACGGTGAGTATGTAGTAACAGAATGGAACTATAGAGGAGATGTTTCTCCTAACTATATGATCGTAAAAGATGGATGGAAACTTATGGTCCCTTATTCTGTTGAGTCAAAGGTTATCAATGTACTTTATAACTTAAATGAAGATCCACATGAAATGAATAACCTTTTAGGAACGAATCCTGAACAAGCAAAATATGCCGATAAAGCAGAGGAACTAAGAGCAACTCTCCTAGAATGGCTTCAAAAAAATAATTCACAGTTTTATGAGGGAGTTAAAAACAGAACTCTTGTAAAAAATATGTAAGCTATTCATCTCTATAGAAGGATAGTTTTAAAGATAAATCTCATACTTCTCTTTTCATGTCAAACACTATTATTGGGCAAAACAATCTTTGTATTGTCTTTATAATAGTGGGTGATATGGAGTCAAAAAAATAGAGTAGTTAAAATACTGACCTTTTGGTTTATGTAGTGAATTTCATGCCTTCACCCCTATTGTAGAAAAGGTTGCTACCAACGGGGATGGTTGATAACTATACATATGTTTCTTCTTGAGGAATATACTTGAATTATAGAATTAACTCCCGTTGGTACATCTACTTGTTTATATCTACAAATATGAAGGGTATTAGAATGAACTACAAAAAAAGAAAATAATCAGATATATATAATTGTTATCACATTATTGAAATAATAAAAATGAATTGATAGATAGGTAAAATTAGAATAGACATTAGGGTATTACTCTTGCTCAAGAACTCCCAATACATTAAAAAGAGCAACTCTTTAATTTAGTAATAAATCTGCAACAAGGATGAAATACATATCCAATGAACCAGCTATTGCAGAAGATACTTTCAACGAAATAGATTTCTTATTACAACGCAATAAACAAATAATATTATGAAACAATTACTATTACGATCATTATTCATGGTACACATGATAATGCTTGGTATAGCATGGAATACTTATGCCTCGACAGACAAATACCGTCTGACTTTTAGGGATGACCCAGCAACTACCATCAATATTATTTGGAATCAAATTTCGGGTGAGAATCCTGTTGTACACTATGGTGTGGTAGATCATGGGACAAATGCCGATGCATACGCTATGACAAAAAGTGTAGACCGTTCTGTAGAATATAAAGGAATGAGTAATCAAATTGTTCGATTAACTGGTTTACAACCCAATACCGCCTATTATTTCGTAATCAAAGATAGTGAAGGAACAAGCCAACGTTTCTGGTTTAAAACAGCTCCTTCTTCTTCTTCAGAGCGTCTATCATTTATTGCTGGTGGTGATTCTCGTAACAACAGAGAACCTCGTCAGAACGGTAACCGTATCGTGGCAAGACTTCGTCCACATGCTGTATTTTTTGGTGGTGACATGACTTCATCAGGTACTGACGAACAGTGGCAAAATTGGTTTGACGATTGGCAATTGACAATTGGTGAAGATGGCCGTATGATTCCGATTGTTGCCGCAAGAGGTAACCATGAAAGTTCAAATGGAATGATCTATGACCTGTTTGATACGCCTTCTACTGATGTTTATTACGGAATTACTTTTGGTACAGATCTACTGAGAGTATATACACTTAATACAGAGATGTCTATCACAGGTGATCAAACAACTTGGTTGGCAAACGATTTAGCAGCGAATGCAAATGTTCATTGGAAATCTGCTCAATACCATAAGCCTATGCGACCACATGTAAGTAGTAAGTCAGAAGGAAATACACATTACAGCAGTTGGGCAGACCTTTTCTACCAAAATAATGTCAAGTTAGTTGTAGAATGTGATGCACACACAGTAAAGACAACTTGGCCAGTAAGACCTTCTACCAATACAGGACATGATGAAG comes from the Flammeovirga agarivorans genome and includes:
- a CDS encoding purple acid phosphatase family protein; translated protein: MKQLLLRSLFMVHMIMLGIAWNTYASTDKYRLTFRDDPATTINIIWNQISGENPVVHYGVVDHGTNADAYAMTKSVDRSVEYKGMSNQIVRLTGLQPNTAYYFVIKDSEGTSQRFWFKTAPSSSSERLSFIAGGDSRNNREPRQNGNRIVARLRPHAVFFGGDMTSSGTDEQWQNWFDDWQLTIGEDGRMIPIVAARGNHESSNGMIYDLFDTPSTDVYYGITFGTDLLRVYTLNTEMSITGDQTTWLANDLAANANVHWKSAQYHKPMRPHVSSKSEGNTHYSSWADLFYQNNVKLVVECDAHTVKTTWPVRPSTNTGHDEGFVRDDISGTVYTGEGCWGAPLRSNNDNKEWTRDSGMFNQVKWIFVDQSKIELRTIKVENAESVGTVNDSNIFSAPANLDIWA
- a CDS encoding sulfatase-like hydrolase/transferase translates to MKRIITVLALLFVSANVFCANPPKKSKKTNLLFIVTDQQQYKALGLAGNKVLKTPNLDRLGESGAYFVNAYSSCAVCGPARSSILTGRTVENTGVNTNDKTYFYTKEKVMQYPTFDEILKANGYTCEYYGKWHAMSNKAKIYSNPEKYAKNGKYAFDHGGQSFFYQDWLKASLKKRALENGEHLDKFTKRPYTPDPIDTFFGQEYKDIKHIKKSQPNFHGRLNIPKEYTMTAFQAQQTIDALKRLKNKPFSLTCSFHYPHAPMIVPEPFYSMYKPEDMTPPESISDDMLNSPYIRANGRKALPEYSDPEKIKYMISNYYGLITEVDYWIGEIIDTVDKLGLTENTLIVFTSDHGEMLGAHGLREKNVFYEESAHIPLLMKLPNVIEEKSTVDGYVSHIDIFPTILDYLGVKAPESDGKSLRDMINGDEHEYGEYVVTEWNYRGDVSPNYMIVKDGWKLMVPYSVESKVINVLYNLNEDPHEMNNLLGTNPEQAKYADKAEELRATLLEWLQKNNSQFYEGVKNRTLVKNM